In one Rutidosis leptorrhynchoides isolate AG116_Rl617_1_P2 chromosome 8, CSIRO_AGI_Rlap_v1, whole genome shotgun sequence genomic region, the following are encoded:
- the LOC139863324 gene encoding uncharacterized protein: MDALVSDRLVWNGESCAANWGWCREVTGRTLGELADLEGMISRTIMQVDREDYWVWKLGGSGKFSTKILDNLIMNLRSPSINACIPTQRNILVPKKVGVFVWRARRKRLSVLSELDKRGIDLHSVLCPLCNNEVETVEHALFSCPLVRGIWDKIYSWWGLGSSHLCFNSITSGDDNVQCSMMGAEFWQATIWASTYLIWQNRNKMVFKKSGWSSPSALCEIQVKSFEWIGKRCKLKSELVGIDWLVWLHNPNSLLCM; this comes from the coding sequence ATGGACGCATTGGTGTCGGACCGATTGGTTTGGAATGGAGAAAGCTGCGCAGCAAACTGGGGATGGTGCCGTGAAGTTACGGGTAGGACGTTGGGCGAACTAGCTGATCTAGAAGGGATGATCTCGAGAACCATAATGCAAGTTGATAGGGAGGATTATTGGGTTTGGAAGCTCGGTGGTTCCGGTAAATTCTCAACTAAAATACTTGACAATTTAATCATGAATTTACGGTCACCTTCGATTAATGCATGTATTCCAACGCAAAGAAACATTTTGGTTCCAAAAAAAGTGGGTGTTTTTGTATGGAGGGCAAGGAGGAAAAGATTGTCCGTTTTGTCGGAACTTGATAAAAGGGGTATTGATCTTCATTCTGTCCTTTGTCCTCTATGCAATAACGAGGTAGAAACGGTGGAACACGCATTATTTTCATGTCCATTGGTTCGAGGCATTTGGGACAAAATTTACTCTTGGTGGGGTTTAGGGTCAAGTCATCTTTGTTTTAATAGCATCACAAGTGGGGATGACAATGTGCAATGTTCGATGATGGGGGCGGAGTTTTGGCAAGCAACAATTTGGGCAAGCACTTATCTCATTTGGCAAAATAGGAATAAGATGGTGTTCAAGAAATCGGGTTGGTCTTCTCCTTCGGCTCTTTGTGAGATCCAAGTAAAGAGCTTCGAATGGATTGGAAAAAGATGCAAATTAAAAAGCGAGTTGGTGGGTATCGATTGGCTAGTGTGGTTACATAACCCCAATTCTCTTCTTTGTATGTAA